CACATAGCTTGGGCTCCGGGAACAGATATTTTGCTGAACTCTTTGTTGATTTCAGGAAGCGAGAATGCCCAATCCATTAGTGAATCAACGAGTTTACGGTCTTCGGGCTGTTGATTCAGTCGCATATGTGGGTTGCTTGGTGTAGTTTTGGGTTTAATCCCATTTCGTAAGGGAAGTTCAAAGGTGTTTTCGTTTATCATATTTTTAGGGATTGATTTTTCATATTTTGTTAATTGTATTTTTCCTTGATTGAAACTGACGCTAAATGAAGTGAAAATCAAAACGATTAATAGTAAGTACCAATAACAGGATACTGTCATTATTGTTTGATGATAAAACTCCTTTCCCCAAAAGCGGGAAGGGAAGACTCTGATTCAAAAAAGTAATGTATTTCATCTTTGGAATCCATCAACCCTAAACTATATAATACAGGCACAAAATGGTCGGGCGTAGGAGCTGCCAGTTTGCCTAATTTATGACTGTTTTGATAATTAATAATGTTAGAGATATTTCTTTTATCTATTTGTTCCTTAACCCAGTTATCATATTCCATCTCCCAACCATAGGGCGAACTATCATTGCTTTGCATTTTTTTCATAGCAAGTGGGAGATTGTGAATTAATGCACCGCTGCCAATGATGAGCACTCCTTTTTCACGAAGTGATTTTAATTGTTTTCCTAACTCGTAATGATATTCAGGTTTTGCATAATAGTCGATGCTTAATTGAAATACAGGCACGTCCGCTTCAGGAAACAAGTGCATAAGCATAGGCCAAGCTCCGTGGTCGAGACCCCAGTCGGTAGTTTCGCTAACCGATGGGATAATGCGTTTTACTTCTTTTGCAATTTCAGGGGAGCCTTTAGCTTTGTAAAATACATCATAATATTCTTTAGGAAACCCATAGTAATCGAAAATCTGTTGCTGTTCAGGCGATACGTTAACAAAAGTTCCTCTGGTACACCAGTGAGCCGAAACCACCAAAGCGACTTTTACTTCATAATTTTTTTTCAATTCCTTTCCCAATTGAAATAAGGTATTCCAAAAGGTGCGTTCTTCTCTTGAAAGCGGAATATCCATAGGATTGCCATGCGAAGTAAATAAAACAGGCATCTTTTTTCCTTGAACAGGAAGTTCATCCGTATATTTTCTAAAGTCGCTTAAGGTATTCACAATTGTTAGTCCTAATGTTGCTAATATAAATTGTTTTCTATCCATTTTAAGTTGACTGTTCTAATCTTGGATTTGATTAAGAAGGATTTCCACTGATTAGTCTTGTAAACATTTCAGGGGTTCTTAACCAAGCAGTTACCCAAATAAACAACAGAACGATGGATTGAAAAACGTAAGGCTCGTCATTGGCTATATGTACCAATATGGCACCTCCAAAATAAGCACTCAATAACAATACCCCTAAAACAGCAGTGCGAGGTATCAAAAACAACAATACACTTACCAATTCGCCCAAAGCTATGATGGTTATCATTGAGCCCAAGCCCCATTTACCGAAATTTTCAACCATTTCGGGGTTACCTATTAGCTTTTGGCTGGCACTCATTACTAATAAAGCGGTAAGCAATCCTGCCATTACCCAACCTGTAATTTTTCTTTTTTTGCTCATAATTTTTTGTTTTAAAATGTTTAAACTCTATTTTCATCTGCAGTCCAATTTTTTATGCTTTCTTTTATGGCTTTTGGACTAAGGTTTTCTTTGGTCGCTCGCTCTATCAATGTCGCTAATTCTTCATCTGATGCAAATCTAGTGGCAACCAGTTGTGCCATAGTTAATTTATCTTCTAATTCTTCTAATCTGTTGCCTGTCAAAATATAATAGCGTAATCGTAGTTCTGCTCTTATGGTTCTGTCTTGATTTTTTGTGGCATACAATCTAGCTATTAAAGAAGCGAGAAAAACACTTAAAGCTAAAATCAGAAAAAAGATTTTTTCAGTCAGACTGTGGTCAGAGAATAGCAATACAATACTCAATATCACCCCAACAAGTGTGAGCGGAGATAGAATAAAATGATGAAGTGGATTGTAACGGACGTGATTTTTAAAATTTTGCATATTCAATTATTTTTTGGTTATACTTTGTTTAAAATTATTTACAATGATGCTCTTTAGTTAAGGCAATTAGCTTTTGCAAGGTATGTTTCATCTGGTCCATTTCTTCTTGACTTATCCCTGAATGACTAATGGAGCAAGATAATTTTTCAGGTATGTAACTCGCCTTCTTTTTTAAATTTATTCCTTTTTCTGTAAGGCTTATCTCCACTACACGTTCGTCACTACTAGAGCGTTTCCTTGAAATAAAACCTTGACTTTCCAACCTTTTAAGCAAGGGAGTCAGGGTGTTGGACTCCAGCATTAGTTTACTGCCAATATCATTTACCGTCAGGTTTTGGTATTGCCAGAGCACCAACATCGTTAAATATTGAGGGTAAGTAAGCCCCAACTCGTTGAGCAGGGGCGTATAAAGTTTGGTTACCACTCTAGATGTCGCGTATATCGGAAAACAATACTGATTTTCAATTTCTAATTCAGCAGAATTTTTCATTTTTAAAGAATTTTTCGCAGGTAACTTTCCATTTTCTCCGGCTTGGTGGTAGGAGCAAATCGTTTGACCGGCTTTCCGTTTTTATCAATGACAAATTTGGTAAAATTCCATTTGATGTTGCTACCTAAAATGCCTCCAAGTTTGGATTTTAAATACTTAAAAACGGGGTGAGCATTGGGCCCATTGACTTCTACCTTGTCGAACATAGGAAAACTTACCCCGTAATTAATTTCGCAAAATTCACTAATCTCATTGGCTGTGCCTTGTTCCTGCTTTCCGAATTGGTTGCAAGGAAATCCCAAAATAACCAACCCCTTGTCTTTGTATATTTTATACAAATTTTCCAATCCCTCATATTGTGGGGTAAGTCCGCACTTGCTAGCAGTATTTACCACCACTATGGTTTTACCTTCAAACTCTTTCAAAGAAATGGTTTCTCCGTTGAGTTTTTTTGCCTCAAGTTCAAATAAGCTCGCTTCCATTTTAATTACTTTTTAGTTGGAAAATAAGTTTTGAAAAAGGCTTTCATATCCTTCCAAGAAGCTTTGTCGGCGACTTCATTGTAGGAAATGGGAAGATTGAATTTTTCCCCGGTAGCTGTAGATGCTTTATTGGTAAAAGCGTGTGTGGCATCAGCATAAGACTTAAACTGGTAGGTAATGTTGTTGTCTTTCATTTGTTGATGAAAATTATCCACATCAGCTTGCGGCACAAACGAATCACTTTCACCGTGGCAAACCAATACTTTGGTGTTTTTCATTGCAGGACTAGCTTGAAAGCCGCTTAGTCCACCGTGAAAACTAACCACAGTTTCTAATGGCACCCCTAAGCTGGCAAAGAAAAAGCGAAACCGTTCCGCCAAAGCAATAACCTATGGCACTTACTTTTGAAGCGTCCACCTGTTGTAGTTGAACTACAGCATCATAAGCCGCCTGCATCCGACTTTTTATCAGGTTAGGATCCCCATAAAACCTTCCGGCATTGGACTGGGCATCGGCAGGGTTTTCTACGACCAATCCATTACCGTACATATCCACCGCCATAGCTACATAGCCTAACTCTGCCAACATTTTAGCACGATTTTTCACATAGTCGTTCAGCCCCCACCATTCGGGCACTACTAAAATGGCAGGTTGTTTTCCCTTTTGCTTTGCAGGATAATAAACAACGCCATTGAGTGTAACCTCGCCATCTTTATAGGTAATTTCTTCAGTTTTAACCTTGCTTTTTACATTTTCTTTGCTGTTTTGGGCAGTCAGAGTTTCTACACTAAAAAGGAGTGTAAAAAGCAATAAAATGTATGTTTTAAAATTTATCGTATTCATTCTGTTTGGTTTTTAAATTTTATCATTGTTGTCCGATAAAAATCTAAACTACAAAAAAAATCATTTCTATCACCTAATTTTACTGTATAGCTCAAGTATTTTAAAAATAGAACCTCCTTATGGATCAAAAAGGCTTAGTTGCCCTATGTTTTTTGTGGTTATCTCTTCCCATTTTGCTTCCGGGTTTTTCAAGAATTTGAAAAGATCTATGTAGGTCATTAAGTGATATCTGATTACGGACATCATATTGGAATATGCCCATTTTCTTTCTGCTTTTCGCTGAATGACAAGCATGATGAGTTGGATGATTAAACTGACCCATATCTGTATTTCGATTGCATTTTGATTGTCACCGAGAAAATATTTTAGCGGGAAGTTTTGTTTAAGGCGTTTAAACATAGTCTCAATCTGCCACCTGTTCTTATAAATTTCAGCTATTTTGTCTGCAGGAAGTTCATAGTTGTTGGTTATAAATTCATAGACTTTACGGTGCTTATCATGCCAAAAAGCTATTCTTCTAAGTGAGAACGCCTCTCCATTTTTATCCAAAAGTTCAATTTTCTCGTCCTTTAGGACAGCATCGTCTATAGTGTTGGGAATATCAAACTCTTCAAGGCTTGTGTATCGGGCATTATCTTTTTGTCTGGTAACAAAGTAAATATCATCCAATATCCATTTTTGGTATTGCTGATAATCTACATATCCTTTATCAAAGACCACATAAGAACCTTTTTTTAACTCAAGGTCTTTTAAAAAGGTATGGTCATGGGTAGCGGCACTTGAAAACTTTATCAGACAGGGCACATCTTCCATAGCATTTATCATGGTGTGCATCTTTATACCGCCTTTCTTTTTGCCGTTGATAGGATTTCTTCCAACGCCTTTAAGAATGTCGCTAAATAGGGTTATTGTTGACGAATCAACAATTTTAAGGTCTTTTACAGCCGGTTCACAAGTTCTGCTGTCCGATAAAAATCGATGGTAACGTTTGTACAGTAAATGATAAATGTCGGCAAATACTGCTGCACTTCTTCGCTTGTTGGCATCGGACAATGTACTTCGCTTGGGGAAGTCTTTTAGCCCTAAATGATTGATCTTCCCTTCACAGGCAAGCATGATGCTGGATACTTCACGAAGCGAGCTACAACCACTGATAACAGTGAAAATCATAGTAACCAAATGCTCATAGGTATTGAACTTTTTGGTGTATCTGTCGCTATGATGCTTTTTGGCTGTCCGATAAACATCGTTAGGCAAAATGAAATTTAAAACTTGTTTGATTATGGGTTGACCGCTAAAATTTTTACTTTTGTTCATATCTTAATTCTTGGAAAAATCAAGATATAAAAAAAGCGGGAAATCCAACTATGGAAATCCCGCTTTTAAAAATCTTTATCGGACACTACTGAAATTTTATAAAAAGAAATCTCCATTGGCTCTATCCATAGCTGTAAACTGCAACATCCAATAAGGATAAATAGGGTTTAATGCTGTTAGCTCATCCAGGATTTTAACATCTTCTGCATCCATTTCCCAGGTAGTAGTTTTGATGTTGTCTTCCAACTAGTGAGGCTTGGTAGCTCCAATAAGTACGGAAGTTACTCCGGGTTTTCTCAAAAGATAATTTAGGGTCGCTTGTGCTATAGAAGCCTTGTGTTTGTTGGCAATTTTTTCCAACTCATCAACAATAGCATAGCCTTTTTCCGGATCGATTTGAATAAAATTCTGCTCTTCATTGGTTCTTCTTGCTCCTTCCGGCATTGGCTTGTCTTTTCTGTATTTACCGGTTAAAAATCCGCCTCCAAGTGGCGACCAAGGGGTAAAGGCTAGTTTTTGATGCATAGCAAAGCGGTATCAATTTATTCTACATCTCTGGATCGATTTGAGTTACTTACCCCATAATATCTAATTTTTCCTTGTGAAACGAGGTCATCAAGGGTTGAAATGGTTTCTTCAAAAGGAGTAATTGGATCGTAACTATGAAGTACATAATGGTCGATATAGTCGGCACCCAATCGTTTTAAACTGTTGTGACAACTCTCGATAATGTGTTTTCTGGAAAGGCCCACATCATTAATTTCTTTACTCATTCTACCGCGGACTTTGGTAGCAATGATGACATCCTTTCTTTTGTCTTTCACTGCTTTTCCTAAAATATCTTCCGATTGGCCGTGAGAATAAACATCAGCAGAATCGAAGTAATTAATGCCAGAGTCTATGGCGATGTCCACTAATCGCTTGCTATCTTCATAGCCTAGAGAACCTACCACACTCCAGTAGCCACTGCTACCAAAACTCATCGTTCCCATACAAAGTTCTGAAACTAAAATTCCTGAATTTCCTAATTGATTGTACTTCATAGTGATTTAATTTAAAGTGAATGATAAATATTTAAGTGTAAAAGTATATCTTTGAAGATTAAATCGCAAGCGATATATTTTGTTTTAACAAATTTTAGGATTTTGAAATTTTTTACACTGACCGCTAACTAGTATATATCCACAAAAATATACCACTTTTTTAATTTTTAGGCTTGTTTTTATACTTTTTTGCCATTTTATCTAATGGACTTTCTATCTTTTTAGTGCTTTTTTGACTAATATGAGTATAAACTGTAGTCGTTTTGATACTGCTATACTTCAAAAACTTTTGTATATATCTTATGTCTGTCCCGCCTTCTAACAAGTTCTGACTAACGTAAAATTATATCACTATAAATCAGTTGTTTATATTTTATTCAACATTACAATTTTCAATCCAAATTTACTCATTTTACGTTAGTTGAGGGACTAAAGTTTCTATGAGTCTATGAGGGATTGTGCCCAACGGTTTTGTATAAGATTAGTTGCGTGGTTTAAGCAACTAATTTAGTAAATACAAACCGAATAGAAAATCTGCGAGGATTTTCGTAAGTAGGCTTGCACTAGCAATTAATTTTATACGTTGTTGGCAACTGGCTTTGTCAGAATGGTAAATCATCATCTTCAATTCCGTTGTCAGGTTTATTTGGTTTTACATTTTTCATTTCCTTTATTTCGGTCAATTCGTAAGGTAAATTGATTTGGTCGAATTTTCCGGTTTTATGGTTACAATAACTAAACACGCTACAACTAAAGCATTTGTTTGCGTAAGAAATTCTGTCCGCATCTATTTGCATTGATTTAGTTGTTTTAAGACTTTTAACTCGGTTTAATGCATTATTAAGTTTATTAGAATTTGTATTAGTTCGCTCAACTTTTACAATTCTGTATGATGTTATTTTAATTTTCTTTTTAATTCTTCCAGTGTTCGTTTCTATATCAATTAATTCCCAATACCAAGTGATAAAGTAGCCATAGTTTAAATCCATTTTGTCAAATTTTTCCAAATAGGCAAAATGTTTAACCAAATCGCTGTCAAAAGGTGTTTTAGAATCGGCAGAATGAATACTGCTAAATTTCTCTGTTAAAACTATTTTTTTTCCATCATTGGCCTTTAAAATGTAATCTGGTGCTCCAACAATTGATTTTTGGCTATCAGTAAAAAGTTGAAGTAAACTCTTTGAAACATTGTCAACTATAATTTTTGAGCTAAATAAATAATCAAAATCCTTTTTAAGTTCATCATTAATAAGAATGTCAGAATCATCAAATGCTTTTTCGTAATCATTATGTTTATTATAATATCTATGTCTGTCACTAAAGTTTCTTCGATTTCCTAACCATTCATCTTTTTCCCAAGTATCGTTTGCATCTATTTCGTAAGTTTCATTAATTGCATAGCTAACTGGACAAAATAAATATTGACTCAAATCACTTACCGAAATTGTTTTGTTAGGATTGTATATTTTCTTAAAATTCTTTTTTTCTCTTAATTCAAATTCTTCTTGAAAGTTCTTGATATACCTTGCCAGTTTAACACGCGATATATAATCGTCATAGGTTATTGAATCTATTAAATGGCTTTTAAATTGCCTTAATTTTGTAGGCGAGAAATTTAATTGTTCAAAGCATTCATCTATATAATCGATATGCTTTCCAAGGATTATTAAAACATCAGCAAGTCTTATAAAGTAAACTTTTCTATCGGCTGGAAACCACTGTCCATTATATAGAAATCCTGTATTACTGATTTTGGATTGGTCTAATTTTAAAAGCCATTCATAAGCCTCATTATGCTCATTTTTATAACATAAATAACGAACTGTACTTAAAACGGTTTTTCTATAAATATTTCCTTCATATTTGTCGTGTTGATTTGTTCTCGACAAAATATCATTTGCGTCCGAAACTAAATCTGAATTATCCCAATCTTTTATTTTTTCACTATAATCCAACCAAAGTTTGTCGGTTTTTAACGGTTTAAATTTAGGATACGTTTGTGCTAGTTGATTATGTAAATCTCTCGCTTTCTGAAAATTATTTGATTTACGATATACTTGGGCTAGAAAATAGCCATTCCATTCATTTTTTTCCTGTTTCCAAAGTTCTTCATACAGTTCCATTGACTTATCAAAGTTTCCTTCGATTTTGTACTTTTTAGCTGTATTTTTTAATTCTGAAACGGTCATTTTTTAGCTTGTTGCCAACTAGTATATATCCACAAAAATATACCACTTTTTTAATTTTTAGGCTTGTTTT
This genomic window from Flavobacterium sp. CS20 contains:
- a CDS encoding dioxygenase; its protein translation is MDRKQFILATLGLTIVNTLSDFRKYTDELPVQGKKMPVLFTSHGNPMDIPLSREERTFWNTLFQLGKELKKNYEVKVALVVSAHWCTRGTFVNVSPEQQQIFDYYGFPKEYYDVFYKAKGSPEIAKEVKRIIPSVSETTDWGLDHGAWPMLMHLFPEADVPVFQLSIDYYAKPEYHYELGKQLKSLREKGVLIIGSGALIHNLPLAMKKMQSNDSSPYGWEMEYDNWVKEQIDKRNISNIINYQNSHKLGKLAAPTPDHFVPVLYSLGLMDSKDEIHYFFESESSLPAFGERSFIIKQ
- a CDS encoding DoxX family protein yields the protein MSKKRKITGWVMAGLLTALLVMSASQKLIGNPEMVENFGKWGLGSMITIIALGELVSVLLFLIPRTAVLGVLLLSAYFGGAILVHIANDEPYVFQSIVLLFIWVTAWLRTPEMFTRLISGNPS
- a CDS encoding DUF6526 family protein; translation: MQNFKNHVRYNPLHHFILSPLTLVGVILSIVLLFSDHSLTEKIFFLILALSVFLASLIARLYATKNQDRTIRAELRLRYYILTGNRLEELEDKLTMAQLVATRFASDEELATLIERATKENLSPKAIKESIKNWTADENRV
- a CDS encoding MarR family winged helix-turn-helix transcriptional regulator; its protein translation is MKNSAELEIENQYCFPIYATSRVVTKLYTPLLNELGLTYPQYLTMLVLWQYQNLTVNDIGSKLMLESNTLTPLLKRLESQGFISRKRSSSDERVVEISLTEKGINLKKKASYIPEKLSCSISHSGISQEEMDQMKHTLQKLIALTKEHHCK
- a CDS encoding glutathione peroxidase; amino-acid sequence: MEASLFELEAKKLNGETISLKEFEGKTIVVVNTASKCGLTPQYEGLENLYKIYKDKGLVILGFPCNQFGKQEQGTANEISEFCEINYGVSFPMFDKVEVNGPNAHPVFKYLKSKLGGILGSNIKWNFTKFVIDKNGKPVKRFAPTTKPEKMESYLRKIL
- a CDS encoding dienelactone hydrolase family protein encodes the protein MPLETVVSFHGGLSGFQASPAMKNTKVLVCHGESDSFVPQADVDNFHQQMKDNNITYQFKSYADATHAFTNKASTATGEKFNLPISYNEVADKASWKDMKAFFKTYFPTKK
- a CDS encoding dienelactone hydrolase family protein — protein: MNTINFKTYILLLFTLLFSVETLTAQNSKENVKSKVKTEEITYKDGEVTLNGVVYYPAKQKGKQPAILVVPEWWGLNDYVKNRAKMLAELGYVAMAVDMYGNGLVVENPADAQSNAGRFYGDPNLIKSRMQAAYDAVVQLQQVDASKVSAIGYCFGGTVSLFLCQLRGAIRNCG
- a CDS encoding IS4 family transposase, which codes for MNKSKNFSGQPIIKQVLNFILPNDVYRTAKKHHSDRYTKKFNTYEHLVTMIFTVISGCSSLREVSSIMLACEGKINHLGLKDFPKRSTLSDANKRRSAAVFADIYHLLYKRYHRFLSDSRTCEPAVKDLKIVDSSTITLFSDILKGVGRNPINGKKKGGIKMHTMINAMEDVPCLIKFSSAATHDHTFLKDLELKKGSYVVFDKGYVDYQQYQKWILDDIYFVTRQKDNARYTSLEEFDIPNTIDDAVLKDEKIELLDKNGEAFSLRRIAFWHDKHRKVYEFITNNYELPADKIAEIYKNRWQIETMFKRLKQNFPLKYFLGDNQNAIEIQIWVSLIIQLIMLVIQRKAERKWAYSNMMSVIRYHLMTYIDLFKFLKNPEAKWEEITTKNIGQLSLFDP
- a CDS encoding aldo/keto reductase, translated to MHQKLAFTPWSPLGGGFLTGKYRKDKPMPEGARRTNEEQNFIQIDPEKGYAIVDELEKIANKHKASIAQATLNYLLRKPGVTSVLIGATKPH
- a CDS encoding aldo/keto reductase, producing the protein MKYNQLGNSGILVSELCMGTMSFGSSGYWSVVGSLGYEDSKRLVDIAIDSGINYFDSADVYSHGQSEDILGKAVKDKRKDVIIATKVRGRMSKEINDVGLSRKHIIESCHNSLKRLGADYIDHYVLHSYDPITPFEETISTLDDLVSQGKIRYYGVSNSNRSRDVE
- a CDS encoding lipopolysaccharide assembly protein LapB; its protein translation is MTVSELKNTAKKYKIEGNFDKSMELYEELWKQEKNEWNGYFLAQVYRKSNNFQKARDLHNQLAQTYPKFKPLKTDKLWLDYSEKIKDWDNSDLVSDANDILSRTNQHDKYEGNIYRKTVLSTVRYLCYKNEHNEAYEWLLKLDQSKISNTGFLYNGQWFPADRKVYFIRLADVLIILGKHIDYIDECFEQLNFSPTKLRQFKSHLIDSITYDDYISRVKLARYIKNFQEEFELREKKNFKKIYNPNKTISVSDLSQYLFCPVSYAINETYEIDANDTWEKDEWLGNRRNFSDRHRYYNKHNDYEKAFDDSDILINDELKKDFDYLFSSKIIVDNVSKSLLQLFTDSQKSIVGAPDYILKANDGKKIVLTEKFSSIHSADSKTPFDSDLVKHFAYLEKFDKMDLNYGYFITWYWELIDIETNTGRIKKKIKITSYRIVKVERTNTNSNKLNNALNRVKSLKTTKSMQIDADRISYANKCFSCSVFSYCNHKTGKFDQINLPYELTEIKEMKNVKPNKPDNGIEDDDLPF